The window ACGCTCATGTCGCCCTGCTGCCAGGCGCTGTCGCTCAGGCCGTCGCGCTCTTGCCCCAACACCAGCACCATTTTGGCCGGCAACTTGGCCTGCGCCAGCGCGGTGCCCTTGTGGCTCGAGGTGGTGACGATGGTGTAACCCGCCTTGCGGAAGGTATCCAGCACCGACAGGAAATCATCGGCGTTGATCGCCTTGATATGCTCCGCGCCGCCCTCTGCGGTACGCACCGCCGCACCGGACTCCAGCACCGCCGGATCCTGCAGCAGCACGCCGTTGACGCCAAAGTGGGCGCACGAACGGACGATAGCGCCCAGGTTATGCGGGTTGCCCACCTCTTCCAGCGCCAGCACGCAGTCGGTCGCCGGCGCGTTTTTCAGGTAGGTTTGTGCATCCAGGCCCTGACGTTTTTTGATCAGGAAACAGACGCCGCCGTGGTGTTCGGTACCGGAAGCCTTGGCCAGCTCTTCCTCATCCACCACGTGGTAGGCTTTGCGGTTAGCCGCCATCCAGCGCAGCGCTTCGCGAAAACGCGGCGTGACCGACTGCACGAACCAGGCGCGGACGATAGCGTCCGGGCGGCTGGCGAACAGTGCCTGACAGGCGTTCTCACCGTAAACGCGGGTTTCTTCCGCACGCTGGCGGCGCAGCTGTTCCGGATCGATAAAGCTTTTGCCGCTGATGCCGCCGTGGTCGAACGCCGGCTCTTCGTCCGGGCCGCGTGACACGGTTTTCCACGGCGAATCGTAACCGCCGCGGTCTTCAGAGCGCGCCGGACGGCGAGGACGATCGCTTTCACTGCGGCGGCTGTCGGCGCCGCGACGGTCGTTGCCACCGCGCGCCTTGTCTTGACCCGCACGGCCAGAGCGCGCGTTGTCTGCCGGACGGCCTTTGCCGGCCGGACGTTTGTTCTTGTTGCGGTCGTCGCCGTTGTTGTCGTCGTCGCTGCGGACGTACATCACTTTAACTTT is drawn from Serratia entomophila and contains these coding sequences:
- a CDS encoding tRNA/rRNA methyltransferase, producing the protein MNDSFSGKNGKVKVMYVRSDDDNNGDDRNKNKRPAGKGRPADNARSGRAGQDKARGGNDRRGADSRRSESDRPRRPARSEDRGGYDSPWKTVSRGPDEEPAFDHGGISGKSFIDPEQLRRQRAEETRVYGENACQALFASRPDAIVRAWFVQSVTPRFREALRWMAANRKAYHVVDEEELAKASGTEHHGGVCFLIKKRQGLDAQTYLKNAPATDCVLALEEVGNPHNLGAIVRSCAHFGVNGVLLQDPAVLESGAAVRTAEGGAEHIKAINADDFLSVLDTFRKAGYTIVTTSSHKGTALAQAKLPAKMVLVLGQERDGLSDSAWQQGDMSVSIGGTGKVESLNVSVATGILLADWWRQNQA